One part of the Chryseobacterium mulctrae genome encodes these proteins:
- a CDS encoding glycoside hydrolase family 10 protein — MKISKIKLVCILGMFASFSTSCAVRENTPKVKNKVSNNTIKTPNPKLVPPIAAIPVNEEFRVNLPAIKREFRGVWIASVANINWPSRNNLSVDQQKAEATNMLNMLQENNFNAVIFQARPSADALYTSELEPWSYFLTGKTGEPPYPNYDPLQFWIEEAHKRGMELHVWLNPYRAHHSNGGAVSNQSMVNKLSDITIKLKNGMYWFDPANPKTQGHVSNVVKDLVKRYDLDAIHFDDYFYPYATYNRGIDFPDHESWRVYQSSGGTLSRPDWRRDQVNQFVERIYKEIHAEKNYVKFGISPFGIWKPGYPEGIVGSSQYDELFADAKLWLNKGWVDYFSPQLYWPIDSKGQAFASLLNWWKSENTMNRHLWPGLNTVEIKVSDRPGEIKNQVELSRQILKDDAGEVHWSIAGLTKSSNMLPTLKNGPYKEKALIPKSPWIKAVPLEKPTLFINDNGSSIQTSWSSKNIGNVFQWVLFTQYNGVWETEILTLENLSKEIPKFKDGKNLNAIAIKAIDRLGNESDYMAKKITR, encoded by the coding sequence ATGAAAATCTCTAAAATAAAATTAGTCTGCATATTAGGTATGTTTGCTTCTTTCAGTACTTCATGTGCTGTAAGAGAAAATACTCCGAAAGTAAAAAATAAAGTATCGAATAATACGATTAAAACTCCAAATCCTAAATTAGTTCCGCCCATCGCAGCGATTCCTGTTAATGAAGAGTTTAGAGTGAATCTTCCTGCAATAAAAAGAGAATTCCGTGGCGTATGGATTGCAAGTGTAGCCAATATTAACTGGCCTTCAAGAAATAATCTTTCTGTAGATCAACAAAAGGCTGAAGCCACCAATATGTTGAATATGCTTCAGGAAAATAATTTTAATGCAGTTATTTTTCAGGCACGTCCGTCTGCAGATGCCTTATATACAAGTGAATTGGAGCCATGGTCTTATTTTTTGACTGGAAAAACAGGAGAACCTCCATATCCAAATTATGACCCGTTACAATTTTGGATTGAAGAAGCTCATAAAAGAGGAATGGAACTTCATGTTTGGCTGAATCCTTACAGAGCACATCATTCGAATGGGGGAGCGGTTTCCAACCAATCGATGGTGAATAAACTTTCAGATATTACCATTAAACTGAAAAACGGAATGTATTGGTTTGATCCTGCTAATCCTAAAACTCAGGGACATGTTTCTAATGTTGTGAAAGATTTGGTGAAAAGATATGATTTGGATGCGATACATTTTGATGATTATTTTTATCCATACGCAACCTACAACAGAGGGATTGATTTTCCGGATCATGAAAGCTGGAGAGTTTATCAAAGTTCTGGAGGTACACTTTCCAGACCAGACTGGAGAAGAGATCAGGTGAATCAATTTGTAGAAAGAATTTACAAAGAAATTCACGCTGAGAAAAATTACGTAAAATTTGGAATTAGTCCGTTTGGAATCTGGAAACCAGGTTATCCGGAAGGAATTGTTGGTTCTTCGCAATATGATGAACTGTTTGCTGATGCTAAATTATGGTTGAATAAAGGTTGGGTAGATTATTTTTCTCCACAATTGTATTGGCCCATCGATTCAAAAGGACAAGCTTTTGCTTCTCTGTTAAATTGGTGGAAATCTGAAAATACCATGAACCGTCATCTTTGGCCGGGTTTAAATACCGTTGAAATAAAAGTTTCCGACAGACCGGGCGAAATTAAAAATCAGGTGGAATTGTCAAGACAGATTTTGAAAGATGATGCAGGAGAAGTACATTGGAGTATTGCTGGTTTAACGAAAAGTTCAAACATGCTTCCTACTTTAAAAAACGGACCTTATAAAGAAAAAGCTTTAATACCAAAAAGCCCTTGGATAAAAGCAGTTCCTTTAGAAAAACCAACTTTATTCATCAATGATAATGGAAGTTCTATCCAGACAAGCTGGAGCTCTAAAAATATAGGAAATGTTTTTCAATGGGTTCTTTTTACTCAATACAATGGAGTTTGGGAAACCGAAATTCTTACATTAGAGAATCTTTCAAAAGAAATTCCTAAGTTTAAAGACGGCAAAAATTTGAATGCCATTGCAATAAAAGCAATTGACCGTTTAGGAAACGAGAGTGATTATATGGCGAAGAAAATAACGAGATAA
- the typA gene encoding translational GTPase TypA, whose amino-acid sequence MQNIRNIAIIAHVDHGKTTLVDKIIHATNIFRENQESGELIMDNNDLERERGITILSKNISVTYKDTKINVIDTPGHADFGGEVERVLKMADGVILLVDAFEGPMPQTRFVLQKALELGLRPLVVINKVDKPNCRPDEVHDQVFDLFFNLEATEEQLDFPTFYGSSKQGWFNTSLEQTDNIFPLLDGILQYVPEPKVEEGNLQMQIVSLDFSSFLGRIAIGKVIRGEIKESQWIGLAQADGKVVKGKVKELYVFEGLGKKKVTEVKAGDICAVVGFDAFQIGDSFVDLENPEPLPRTAIDEPTLNMTFSINNSPFFGKDGKYVTSNHLKERLTKELEKNLALRVQQTDDANTFLVFGRGILHLSVLIETMRREGYEMTIGQPQVILREGENGEKLEPYESLVVDVPEEFASRVIDLATQRKGDLHIMETKGEMQHMEFEIPSRGLIGLRSQMLTATAGEAIMAHRFTEYKPFKGAIPGRSNGVLISKTQGPATEYSIAKLQDRGKFYVDPGEEIYAGMVIGEQNKPGDLVVNIVEAKQLNNMRASGKDKDTGVAPKILFSLEECMEYIQADEAIEVTPNFIRMRKKILSEEERKRMERGAKA is encoded by the coding sequence ATGCAAAACATTAGAAATATTGCGATTATCGCACACGTTGACCACGGTAAGACTACTTTGGTTGATAAGATTATTCATGCTACAAACATTTTCAGAGAAAATCAGGAAAGTGGAGAATTAATAATGGATAACAACGATCTTGAAAGAGAAAGAGGAATTACCATTTTATCAAAAAATATTTCTGTTACTTATAAAGATACAAAAATTAACGTTATCGATACTCCTGGTCACGCCGATTTTGGTGGAGAAGTAGAAAGAGTATTGAAAATGGCAGACGGTGTTATCTTGTTGGTAGATGCGTTCGAAGGACCAATGCCTCAAACAAGATTCGTATTGCAGAAAGCTCTAGAATTAGGTCTTAGACCTTTAGTTGTTATCAACAAAGTTGACAAACCAAACTGTCGTCCGGATGAGGTTCACGATCAGGTATTTGATCTATTCTTCAATCTTGAAGCTACTGAAGAGCAGTTGGATTTCCCAACATTCTATGGTTCATCTAAACAAGGATGGTTCAACACTTCATTAGAGCAAACTGACAATATTTTCCCATTACTAGACGGTATTTTGCAATATGTTCCTGAGCCTAAAGTAGAGGAGGGTAACTTGCAGATGCAGATCGTTTCTCTAGATTTCTCTTCTTTCTTAGGAAGAATTGCAATCGGAAAAGTAATCAGAGGAGAAATTAAAGAATCTCAATGGATTGGTCTTGCTCAGGCAGACGGAAAAGTTGTAAAAGGAAAAGTAAAAGAATTATACGTTTTCGAAGGTTTAGGAAAGAAAAAAGTAACTGAAGTAAAAGCTGGAGATATCTGTGCTGTAGTAGGTTTCGACGCTTTCCAGATTGGAGATTCTTTCGTAGATCTTGAAAACCCTGAACCATTGCCAAGAACTGCAATTGATGAGCCTACATTGAACATGACGTTCTCAATCAACAATTCACCTTTCTTCGGTAAAGATGGTAAATATGTAACTTCTAATCACTTAAAAGAAAGATTAACTAAAGAATTAGAGAAAAACCTTGCATTAAGAGTTCAACAGACTGATGATGCAAACACTTTCTTGGTATTCGGTAGAGGTATTCTTCACTTATCAGTTTTAATTGAAACAATGAGAAGAGAAGGTTACGAAATGACAATTGGTCAGCCACAGGTTATCTTGAGAGAAGGTGAAAATGGTGAGAAGTTGGAGCCTTACGAATCTTTGGTAGTAGACGTTCCTGAAGAATTTGCTTCAAGAGTAATCGACTTAGCTACTCAGAGAAAAGGTGACCTTCACATTATGGAAACTAAAGGTGAAATGCAACACATGGAATTCGAAATTCCTTCAAGAGGTTTGATCGGATTGCGTTCTCAAATGTTGACAGCTACTGCAGGTGAAGCTATTATGGCACACCGTTTCACAGAATACAAGCCTTTCAAAGGTGCTATTCCTGGAAGAAGTAATGGTGTGTTGATTTCTAAAACTCAAGGTCCTGCAACTGAATATTCTATTGCTAAATTACAGGATAGAGGTAAATTCTATGTTGATCCGGGTGAGGAGATTTATGCAGGTATGGTTATCGGTGAGCAAAACAAGCCGGGTGACTTAGTTGTAAACATCGTTGAAGCAAAACAATTGAACAACATGCGTGCTTCTGGAAAAGATAAAGATACTGGTGTTGCACCAAAAATCTTATTCTCTCTTGAAGAATGTATGGAATATATCCAAGCTGATGAAGCAATCGAGGTAACTCCTAACTTCATCCGTATGAGAAAGAAAATCCTTTCTGAAGAAGAAAGAAAAAGAATGGAAAGAGGAGCGAAAGCATAA
- a CDS encoding Tex family protein — MNATEFIHKTLNLSDKSINATLKLLSEDCTIPFISRYRKDATGNLDETEIEQISKLNKQFEDLVKRKESILKSIEEQDALSPELKTKIEESFDLQELEDLYLPFKKRRKTKADTAKEKGLEPLAKIIMSQKAQDIQFLASKYLNDQVSSEEEALQGARDIMAEWINENMYVRKNLRRLFQRKAVVTSKVVKAKKDDEAAQKFSQYFEWEESLNRTPSHRILAMLRAEAEGFVKINIEIDKEEAVDFIENAIIKSKNESSEQIALAIKDSYKRLLEPAISNETLQEAKEKADKKAIEIFSENLSQLLLAPPLGEKRILAIDPGFKSGCKVVCLDEKGDLLHNETIYPHAPQNESGMAMKKIRSMVNAYNIQAISIGNGTASRETEFFIKKIGFDKPLQVFVVSEAGASVYSASKIARDEFPSFDVTVRGAVSIGRRLSDPLAELVKIDAKSIGVGQYQHDVDQTQLKNELDSTVMKCVNSIGINLNTASKSLLSYVSGIGKKMAENIVNYRAENGAFENRKQLKKVPRLGEKAFQQAAAFIRITNGENPLDNSAVHPEAYGIIEKMAKDLGIKTNELVANKEKINLIEPEKYITEDIGILGIKDILKELEKPGLDPRKAAKVFEFDPNVKKITDLKTGMILPGIVNNITAFGCFVDLGIKESGLVHISQLKDGFVSDVNEVVKLHQHVQVRVTEVDEARKRIQLSMVL, encoded by the coding sequence ATGAACGCAACAGAATTTATACATAAAACACTCAACCTATCCGACAAAAGCATTAATGCTACTTTAAAACTATTATCTGAAGACTGCACCATTCCATTTATTTCTCGTTATCGAAAAGATGCTACAGGAAATTTAGATGAAACAGAAATTGAGCAAATCTCAAAACTCAACAAACAGTTTGAAGACCTAGTAAAACGTAAAGAAAGTATTTTAAAATCCATAGAAGAGCAAGATGCTTTATCTCCAGAATTAAAGACAAAAATTGAAGAAAGTTTTGATCTTCAGGAGCTGGAAGATTTGTATTTACCTTTCAAAAAACGCAGAAAAACCAAAGCCGATACTGCCAAAGAAAAAGGTCTTGAGCCTTTAGCTAAAATTATTATGAGCCAAAAAGCTCAGGATATTCAGTTTTTGGCTTCAAAATATCTGAATGATCAGGTTTCGTCTGAAGAAGAAGCTTTGCAAGGCGCAAGAGATATCATGGCAGAATGGATTAATGAAAATATGTATGTTCGAAAAAATCTTCGTCGTCTTTTTCAGCGCAAAGCTGTCGTTACTTCAAAAGTAGTGAAAGCAAAAAAAGATGATGAAGCGGCTCAAAAATTTTCACAATATTTTGAATGGGAAGAAAGCCTTAACCGAACTCCTTCTCACAGAATTTTGGCAATGCTCAGAGCTGAAGCTGAAGGTTTTGTAAAAATAAATATCGAAATCGATAAAGAAGAAGCTGTTGATTTTATTGAAAATGCGATTATTAAATCTAAAAATGAAAGTTCAGAGCAAATCGCTTTAGCCATCAAAGATTCTTATAAAAGACTTTTAGAACCAGCAATTTCCAACGAAACTCTTCAGGAAGCAAAAGAAAAAGCCGATAAAAAAGCCATCGAAATATTTTCTGAAAACTTAAGTCAGCTTTTATTAGCTCCGCCTTTAGGAGAAAAAAGAATTTTAGCGATTGATCCGGGCTTTAAAAGTGGTTGTAAGGTGGTTTGTTTGGATGAAAAAGGAGATCTACTCCACAACGAAACCATTTATCCGCATGCTCCGCAAAACGAAAGCGGAATGGCGATGAAAAAAATACGTTCGATGGTAAATGCTTATAATATTCAGGCAATTTCTATCGGAAACGGAACTGCAAGCCGTGAAACTGAATTTTTCATTAAAAAAATTGGTTTTGATAAACCATTACAGGTTTTTGTAGTTTCGGAAGCAGGAGCATCTGTTTATTCTGCAAGTAAAATTGCAAGAGATGAATTTCCGAGTTTTGATGTAACCGTTCGTGGTGCAGTTTCTATCGGAAGAAGACTTTCTGATCCGTTGGCTGAATTGGTAAAAATTGATGCTAAATCAATTGGTGTTGGTCAATATCAACACGATGTAGACCAAACACAATTGAAAAACGAACTGGATTCTACGGTAATGAAATGCGTAAACTCCATCGGAATTAATTTGAATACCGCAAGCAAATCACTTTTAAGCTATGTTTCCGGAATTGGAAAAAAGATGGCGGAAAATATTGTGAATTACCGTGCTGAAAACGGTGCTTTTGAAAACAGAAAACAACTGAAAAAAGTTCCGCGTTTAGGCGAAAAAGCATTTCAACAGGCTGCAGCTTTCATCAGGATTACCAATGGAGAAAATCCTTTAGATAATTCGGCAGTCCATCCCGAAGCATATGGAATTATCGAAAAAATGGCAAAAGATTTAGGCATTAAAACCAATGAATTAGTTGCCAATAAAGAGAAAATCAATTTAATTGAACCTGAAAAATATATAACGGAAGACATCGGGATTTTAGGAATAAAAGATATTTTGAAAGAACTTGAAAAACCAGGATTAGATCCTAGAAAAGCGGCAAAAGTTTTTGAATTTGATCCTAATGTAAAAAAGATTACCGACTTAAAAACTGGAATGATTCTTCCCGGAATTGTCAACAATATTACCGCTTTCGGATGTTTTGTAGATTTAGGAATTAAAGAGAGCGGCTTAGTTCATATTTCTCAATTGAAAGACGGTTTCGTTTCTGATGTTAATGAGGTGGTGAAATTACATCAACACGTTCAGGTAAGAGTTACCGAAGTGGATGAAGCGAGGAAGAGAATTCAGCTCAGCATGGTTTTATAA
- a CDS encoding HAD family hydrolase, whose translation MNKKNLIFDLDGTLWDPRATIIKIWNEVLTQRQLLQTELKPEDMDQYMGLLFDDILKDIIPGISDQQVQEILVEIVQKENKVLRTHGGILYEGVAETLTNLKKTHDLFIVSNCQDGYIEAFLEYYQFNDLFTDIESHGRTKKPKAENIKLIMERNHLSHENSFYIGDTQTDYDSAKANLLSFIFCEYGFGALNIPEYKPSVSKFSDLEFCI comes from the coding sequence TTGAATAAAAAAAATTTAATTTTCGATTTAGACGGAACGCTTTGGGATCCCAGAGCGACAATCATCAAAATCTGGAATGAGGTTTTAACCCAACGTCAACTCTTGCAAACAGAATTGAAACCTGAAGATATGGATCAATATATGGGACTTCTATTTGATGATATTTTAAAAGATATCATTCCCGGAATTTCAGATCAACAGGTGCAGGAGATTCTTGTGGAAATTGTACAGAAGGAAAATAAGGTTTTGCGTACTCACGGCGGTATTCTTTATGAAGGAGTGGCAGAAACTCTAACGAATTTGAAAAAAACACACGATCTATTCATTGTAAGCAATTGTCAGGATGGATATATTGAAGCATTTTTAGAATACTATCAATTTAATGATCTGTTTACAGACATTGAATCTCATGGACGCACAAAAAAGCCGAAAGCCGAAAACATAAAACTGATCATGGAAAGAAATCATTTAAGCCATGAAAATTCATTTTACATAGGCGACACACAGACAGATTATGATTCTGCAAAAGCAAACCTTTTATCATTTATTTTTTGTGAATATGGTTTTGGAGCATTGAATATTCCAGAATATAAACCTTCCGTTTCAAAATTTTCAGATCTGGAATTTTGTATTTAA
- a CDS encoding RDD family protein, giving the protein MKRISELKERKIIRRATRNFDSDGNRIYNEFEYDFPYNPTHKGNERERLYAKVIDLIPFFLIFHYGFNKIIIVSLFFSIACVLIYGTISESIFGTTLGKKLFKLKVIDDFGNYPKILKSMLRNILSFANFFPVFEDVVSGPNSNYEASKTTMHFSMHMNNKLCKTYIVKERQLLEIRKLLNYKILN; this is encoded by the coding sequence ATGAAAAGAATATCAGAACTTAAAGAAAGAAAAATAATACGAAGAGCAACCCGAAATTTCGATTCTGATGGTAACCGTATTTACAATGAATTTGAATATGATTTTCCATATAATCCGACACACAAAGGAAATGAAAGAGAACGTTTATATGCAAAAGTTATCGATTTGATTCCATTCTTCCTGATATTTCATTATGGTTTTAACAAGATTATTATTGTCTCTTTATTCTTTTCAATTGCATGCGTTCTTATTTATGGAACTATATCTGAATCTATATTCGGAACAACATTGGGAAAGAAGTTATTTAAATTAAAAGTTATTGATGATTTTGGGAATTATCCGAAAATTTTAAAATCCATGCTTAGAAATATATTATCGTTTGCTAATTTCTTTCCTGTATTTGAAGATGTAGTTTCAGGTCCAAATAGCAATTATGAAGCCTCTAAAACTACTATGCATTTCAGTATGCACATGAATAATAAATTATGTAAAACTTATATTGTAAAAGAACGTCAACTTTTAGAAATCAGAAAACTGCTCAATTATAAAATACTAAATTAA
- a CDS encoding M20/M25/M40 family metallo-hydrolase — translation MKINTFFAVPAVVLASQFVNAQSTTQKLNPIVENFVNETNNHSQLEDMAFELLDGIGPRLVGTPEMLKSNEWTANKLKSWGIDANLQQFGTWKGWQRGTTHVDMVYPRVKSLSATQLAWSPSTKKAVEAEVIVLPKVSSKAEFDQWLPSAKGKIVLMAQYQKIGRSDEQIKEFATPELYEKLKAEKEQASKDFRDYVKNIGYDNNTLPEALEKAGAAGIAISNWTGIMGANRIFGAKTSKIPMFDIDVEDYGMLYRMAEKGSKPRIKIDAQSKILPDTKIFNTVGMIKGSEKPNEYVILSAHLDSWDGAQGATDNGTGVLTMLETMRILKKYYPNPKRTIVVGLWGSEEQGLNGSRGFVADNPEIIKGTQAVFNQDNGTGRVINIAGQGFVKSYDYIGKWLNAVPKNVRDHIKTDFPGMPGGGGSDHASFVAAGVPGFSLSSLNWGYFGYTWHTTKDTYDKIVFDEVKNNVILTATLAYMASEDPEFTSRERRTMPENDKGEVAKWPELKEPRRDSKDYK, via the coding sequence ATGAAGATAAACACCTTTTTTGCAGTTCCTGCAGTAGTTTTGGCGAGTCAGTTTGTCAATGCACAATCAACCACACAGAAATTAAATCCCATTGTTGAAAATTTTGTCAACGAAACCAATAATCATTCTCAATTAGAAGATATGGCGTTCGAATTATTAGACGGTATCGGTCCGCGTTTGGTGGGAACTCCGGAAATGCTAAAATCTAATGAATGGACTGCCAATAAATTAAAATCTTGGGGAATTGATGCCAATTTACAGCAATTCGGAACCTGGAAAGGTTGGCAAAGAGGAACTACACATGTCGATATGGTTTATCCACGTGTAAAATCTCTTTCTGCAACACAATTAGCTTGGAGTCCTTCAACGAAAAAAGCAGTTGAGGCAGAAGTGATAGTTCTTCCTAAAGTTTCTTCTAAAGCAGAATTCGATCAATGGCTTCCTTCTGCAAAAGGAAAAATAGTTTTGATGGCTCAATATCAGAAAATCGGTCGTTCAGATGAGCAGATCAAAGAATTTGCAACTCCTGAATTGTACGAAAAACTGAAAGCTGAAAAAGAGCAGGCTTCAAAAGACTTCCGTGATTATGTGAAGAATATCGGTTATGATAACAATACACTTCCTGAAGCTTTAGAAAAAGCAGGTGCAGCCGGAATTGCAATTTCAAACTGGACAGGAATTATGGGAGCAAACCGTATTTTCGGAGCGAAAACTTCAAAAATCCCAATGTTTGATATCGACGTAGAAGACTATGGAATGCTGTACAGAATGGCTGAAAAAGGAAGCAAACCGAGAATTAAAATTGACGCTCAATCAAAAATTCTTCCTGATACGAAGATATTTAATACCGTTGGAATGATTAAAGGTTCAGAAAAACCTAATGAATATGTAATTCTTTCTGCGCATTTAGATTCTTGGGACGGCGCTCAAGGAGCTACAGATAACGGAACAGGTGTTTTAACGATGCTTGAAACGATGAGAATCCTTAAAAAATATTATCCCAATCCTAAAAGAACCATCGTTGTCGGACTTTGGGGAAGTGAAGAGCAAGGTTTAAATGGTTCAAGAGGTTTTGTTGCCGATAATCCTGAAATTATTAAAGGAACTCAGGCAGTTTTTAACCAAGATAACGGAACGGGAAGAGTGATTAATATTGCAGGTCAAGGTTTTGTAAAGTCGTATGATTATATCGGGAAATGGCTGAATGCAGTTCCAAAAAATGTGAGAGATCACATCAAAACAGATTTCCCGGGAATGCCGGGTGGAGGAGGATCGGATCACGCTTCATTTGTTGCAGCAGGAGTTCCAGGATTTTCTTTAAGCTCGCTAAACTGGGGCTATTTTGGTTACACATGGCACACTACGAAAGATACTTATGATAAAATTGTTTTTGATGAAGTGAAAAATAATGTGATTCTTACTGCAACTTTAGCGTATATGGCATCTGAAGATCCTGAATTTACAAGCAGAGAGCGCAGAACAATGCCTGAAAATGATAAAGGAGAAGTCGCAAAATGGCCGGAATTAAAAGAGCCAAGAAGAGATTCTAAAGATTACAAATAA
- a CDS encoding GLPGLI family protein, with translation MKNILLTTVLLAGFAGKAQTHRFIYDVEYKKDSTENVTTKENYHLDIESKMIKYYPRDFFVGDSLVTRNLPITDGSKFNTSHIITHKSSTADYDYYDVLENVVLKLSSKNTQNWKLTNEKKKVKDLNMQKATTNWGGRNWTAWFTTDIPFQEGPYKFHGLPGLITELYDDKNNYKFELVKTQKIANPKGNMYIDYMLGSSVAVDDTKYKDSKLKYYDSPVNYLRNATQQTHSNEEFFLNDGTKVGQNNSREINERLKEKIRKYNNPIELDKAIKYSL, from the coding sequence ATGAAAAATATACTTTTAACAACAGTTTTACTAGCTGGTTTTGCTGGAAAGGCGCAGACTCACCGTTTTATTTATGATGTAGAATACAAAAAAGATTCTACAGAAAATGTTACCACTAAAGAAAATTATCATCTCGATATTGAATCTAAAATGATTAAATATTATCCGCGTGATTTCTTTGTTGGAGATTCTTTGGTAACTAGAAATTTACCAATTACTGACGGTTCAAAATTTAATACATCTCATATTATTACTCATAAATCCAGTACGGCAGACTATGATTATTATGATGTTTTGGAAAATGTTGTTTTAAAACTTTCTTCCAAAAACACTCAAAACTGGAAACTTACTAATGAAAAAAAGAAAGTAAAAGATTTGAATATGCAAAAAGCGACTACAAACTGGGGTGGAAGAAATTGGACGGCGTGGTTTACCACAGATATTCCTTTTCAGGAAGGACCTTACAAATTTCACGGACTTCCCGGTTTAATTACAGAATTGTATGATGACAAAAATAATTACAAATTTGAATTGGTAAAAACCCAGAAGATTGCTAATCCAAAAGGAAATATGTACATCGATTATATGTTGGGAAGCAGTGTTGCTGTAGATGATACAAAGTACAAAGATTCTAAGTTGAAATATTACGATTCTCCCGTTAATTATTTAAGAAATGCAACACAACAAACCCATTCGAATGAAGAATTTTTTCTAAATGATGGAACTAAAGTCGGGCAAAATAATTCCCGTGAAATCAATGAAAGATTAAAGGAAAAAATCAGAAAATATAATAATCCGATAGAGTTGGATAAAGCGATAAAATATTCATTATAA
- a CDS encoding carboxypeptidase-like regulatory domain-containing protein, protein MKHISFLFVLLSAFFSAQKLQVVDAENGKPIANARIVLSDQLVYTNEDGFASVTNDSKDFEISASGFKKEKFKNFNSVIKLQPVFKDIEEVKITSIDIKKFFTDIFKNYQKTYYDDPSVYDVVMKQKFFDNKKLHFMAISEAKLWSKTNWYNFKDGYNKRYDDIIQLQLNNVKYFKKNSADSVFYAKTNEVNHDYIGSYFFNHEVDRVLQFMRTNKAKFSGTLVGEEDDEQLINFKVTTSYGVKLEGSLRYNKIDKVITSYQITYNQEDLVAEKKISTDGREYTVKGGIAIYTYEFYKKDGVYVPAVTRVESDQFTYFYKDETHVKRAIREVVYNTFARSDKKGLDPKVDFNKSIWLNVPVKDDKESTVLLSEEEQEFINKK, encoded by the coding sequence ATGAAACATATTTCCTTTTTATTTGTTTTATTATCGGCATTTTTCTCTGCACAAAAATTACAGGTTGTAGATGCCGAAAACGGAAAACCCATTGCCAATGCAAGAATTGTTTTGTCAGATCAATTGGTTTATACGAATGAAGATGGTTTTGCTTCTGTTACTAATGATTCTAAAGATTTTGAAATATCGGCTTCGGGTTTTAAGAAAGAGAAATTTAAAAATTTCAACTCAGTCATTAAACTTCAACCCGTTTTTAAAGATATTGAAGAAGTTAAGATTACAAGTATAGATATCAAAAAGTTTTTTACAGATATTTTTAAAAATTATCAGAAAACATATTACGATGATCCTTCCGTTTATGATGTAGTCATGAAGCAGAAGTTTTTTGATAATAAAAAACTACACTTTATGGCTATCTCTGAAGCCAAACTCTGGAGCAAAACAAACTGGTATAACTTTAAAGATGGATATAATAAAAGATATGATGACATTATCCAATTACAGTTAAACAACGTTAAGTATTTTAAAAAAAACTCTGCAGACAGTGTATTTTATGCAAAAACAAATGAAGTAAATCATGATTATATCGGAAGTTATTTTTTTAATCATGAAGTAGATAGAGTATTGCAGTTTATGCGAACCAATAAAGCTAAATTCTCTGGAACTTTGGTTGGTGAAGAAGATGATGAGCAGTTGATCAATTTTAAAGTTACAACATCATATGGTGTAAAATTGGAAGGAAGTTTAAGATACAATAAGATTGATAAAGTAATTACTTCTTATCAAATAACTTACAATCAGGAAGATTTGGTCGCAGAAAAAAAGATTTCTACTGACGGCCGAGAATACACCGTAAAAGGCGGAATAGCGATTTACACTTACGAATTTTATAAAAAAGATGGAGTGTATGTTCCTGCGGTTACAAGAGTGGAAAGCGATCAATTTACTTATTTCTACAAAGATGAAACTCATGTGAAAAGAGCAATTCGGGAAGTTGTTTACAACACATTCGCAAGATCAGACAAAAAAGGTTTAGATCCAAAAGTAGATTTTAACAAAAGTATTTGGCTTAATGTTCCTGTAAAAGATGACAAAGAATCTACTGTTTTGCTTTCTGAAGAAGAACAGGAATTTATCAATAAGAAATAA